A window from uncultured Desulfobacter sp. encodes these proteins:
- the mfd gene encoding transcription-repair coupling factor, producing MIDTVLNSLKTNKHTMLAMDDNYAPKAWMVAQMFSQLNQPLVVVLPDAKKARAFMSDLEFFMSDDRERIIFFPGSHYPGSKNISFHKDTSASRLAALFSISETFRDRFLLVTYVEPTLSFLMPKDVMTNSFELVMANEELDRDRLLENLEASGYTRSTLVEDPGEYAVRGGIVDIFSPGLKQPVRLEFFGDLVESIRYFSPYTQRGTKELVETIIVPATEAVITKQSLPHVQARLRKAGTQGGLAADKIRDYVNQIRDKGRFDGIETMLPIVYDSLATLFDYLPQNTCFILDDADILPDRAADFHEGLKHHFNTLAEKKQLSLPPESVCRDWQDVQKAIFERKTLYFKALVLEDDKLNANVLSPNCSDNRALSESLRNRTKDDTPLTPLVEWIGQQQQDVQHILFVLSQDAQAKRLNSLLAPYGIEPKFCRDFSGLSDMAPGLYFTVGTLSHGFIPDLENFCIVTEDEIFGKKRIRRRVSSKRDLKAQFIAPEELKDGDFVVHLEHGVGRYEGLFSLTVSGLTQDFILVVYQDDDKLYVPVDRMEVIGKYIGVDGYTPVLDKIGSKSWTNSKAKAKAEVEKMAAGLLDLYARRRVAKGFSFSRPDNYYNDFEAGFPYEETKDQLRAIDDVHLDMEKDTPMDRLVCGDVGYGKTEVAIRAAFKAVNDGKQVALVVPTTILAEQHLNTFRDRYKDYPVIIECLSRFRTRKEQTDILKRTAAGSVDIVIGTHRLLQKDVVFKSLGLLIIDEEQRFGVKHKEKLKEKRASVDVLALSATPIPRTLHMSLTGMRDISVITTPPADRQPIISYITKYEDAVVKEAVAKELDRKGQVFFVHNNIKTIFKTAENIQKLVPDAKVGVAHGRLSETELEKVMEQFIHQQINVLVCTTIIESGLDIPSANTMIIDKAERFGLSQIYQLRGRIGRGDDQAYAYLFISDESRLTKDARKRLAALMEHRDLGSGFQIAMKDLQIRGAGTALGASQSGHIAAVGYDMFLKLLDSAVKDMKGEHVAEPLEPEINASMSSGFPDDYIESVEQRLTIYRRLSRLTQVSDISDMKKELVDRYGILPKPAENMLLKIMLRIFAIKAGVKRLDVTPDVLVLEFSPDHMTRSLTDIEAILKKSTEAKFVKKTSVRIQLGRKRNNISRALLETKNILSSLF from the coding sequence ATGATTGATACCGTTTTAAATTCGTTAAAAACAAACAAGCACACCATGCTTGCCATGGACGACAACTATGCACCCAAAGCATGGATGGTCGCCCAAATGTTTTCCCAGCTGAACCAGCCTCTGGTCGTTGTGCTGCCCGATGCCAAAAAAGCCCGGGCCTTTATGTCGGACCTTGAATTTTTTATGTCGGACGACCGGGAGCGGATTATTTTTTTTCCCGGCAGCCATTATCCGGGTTCTAAAAACATCTCTTTTCATAAAGATACTTCAGCCTCAAGACTTGCGGCGTTGTTCAGTATCAGCGAAACGTTTCGTGACCGGTTTTTGCTGGTGACCTATGTGGAGCCGACTTTATCTTTTCTGATGCCCAAAGATGTGATGACAAACAGCTTTGAACTGGTCATGGCCAATGAAGAGCTTGACCGGGACCGGCTGCTGGAAAATTTGGAAGCAAGCGGTTATACCCGTTCCACCCTTGTGGAAGACCCCGGCGAATATGCGGTCCGGGGCGGCATTGTCGACATCTTTTCCCCGGGGCTCAAACAGCCTGTGCGCCTGGAGTTTTTCGGGGATCTTGTAGAGTCCATACGTTATTTTTCTCCCTATACCCAGCGGGGCACAAAGGAACTTGTTGAAACCATTATCGTGCCGGCCACCGAGGCGGTCATCACAAAACAAAGTCTGCCCCATGTCCAGGCCCGTCTGCGAAAGGCCGGCACCCAGGGCGGTCTTGCGGCGGACAAAATCCGGGATTACGTCAACCAGATCCGGGATAAAGGACGGTTTGACGGTATCGAGACCATGCTGCCCATTGTGTACGATTCATTGGCTACCTTGTTCGACTATCTGCCCCAGAACACATGTTTCATCTTGGATGATGCCGATATCCTGCCCGACAGGGCAGCGGATTTCCATGAGGGATTAAAGCATCATTTCAACACCCTGGCTGAAAAAAAGCAGTTAAGTCTGCCGCCGGAATCCGTTTGCCGGGACTGGCAGGATGTCCAAAAAGCCATTTTTGAGCGTAAAACCCTTTATTTTAAAGCGTTGGTGCTCGAAGATGATAAGCTGAATGCCAATGTGCTTTCACCCAATTGTTCGGACAACCGGGCCCTGTCCGAATCCTTGCGCAACAGAACCAAAGACGACACCCCCTTAACGCCTTTGGTGGAGTGGATAGGCCAGCAGCAACAGGATGTACAGCATATTTTGTTTGTGCTCAGCCAGGATGCCCAGGCCAAGCGGTTGAATTCACTGCTTGCGCCCTACGGCATTGAACCTAAATTTTGCAGGGATTTCAGTGGCCTTTCCGACATGGCCCCCGGCTTATATTTTACGGTTGGCACGTTAAGCCACGGCTTTATTCCGGATCTTGAAAATTTTTGTATCGTGACCGAAGATGAAATTTTCGGCAAAAAGCGCATCCGCCGCAGGGTTTCATCAAAACGGGATTTAAAGGCCCAGTTCATTGCCCCAGAAGAGCTTAAAGACGGTGATTTTGTCGTTCATTTGGAACATGGGGTAGGCCGGTATGAGGGCCTTTTCAGCCTTACCGTATCCGGTCTGACCCAGGATTTTATTCTTGTGGTGTACCAGGACGACGACAAGCTCTATGTACCCGTGGACCGGATGGAGGTCATCGGCAAGTATATCGGGGTGGACGGCTACACCCCGGTGCTGGATAAAATCGGCTCCAAGTCCTGGACAAATTCCAAGGCCAAGGCCAAGGCCGAAGTGGAGAAAATGGCGGCAGGCCTGCTGGATCTGTATGCCCGGCGCAGGGTGGCCAAGGGCTTTTCATTCAGCCGTCCGGATAACTACTACAATGATTTTGAAGCAGGTTTTCCCTACGAAGAGACAAAGGATCAGCTGCGCGCCATAGACGATGTCCACCTGGATATGGAAAAGGACACCCCCATGGACCGGTTGGTGTGCGGGGATGTGGGCTATGGAAAAACCGAGGTGGCCATCCGGGCGGCCTTCAAGGCTGTTAACGACGGCAAACAGGTGGCCCTGGTCGTGCCCACCACCATTTTGGCCGAGCAGCACCTGAATACCTTCCGCGATCGTTATAAGGATTATCCGGTGATTATCGAGTGCCTGTCGCGTTTCCGCACAAGAAAAGAGCAGACCGATATTTTAAAAAGAACCGCCGCAGGGTCGGTGGATATTGTGATCGGCACCCACAGGCTGCTGCAAAAGGATGTGGTGTTTAAATCCCTGGGGCTGTTGATCATTGACGAAGAGCAGCGGTTCGGGGTCAAACACAAGGAAAAATTAAAAGAGAAACGGGCTTCTGTGGATGTCCTGGCATTGTCCGCCACCCCCATTCCCAGAACACTGCACATGTCTTTGACCGGTATGCGTGATATTTCCGTCATAACCACCCCGCCGGCCGACCGCCAGCCCATCATTTCATACATCACCAAATACGAAGATGCCGTGGTCAAGGAGGCGGTTGCCAAGGAACTGGACCGAAAAGGCCAGGTCTTTTTTGTGCACAACAACATAAAAACCATATTCAAAACCGCAGAAAACATCCAAAAACTTGTGCCCGATGCAAAGGTCGGTGTGGCCCACGGCAGATTGTCCGAAACCGAACTTGAAAAGGTGATGGAGCAGTTCATCCACCAGCAGATCAACGTGCTGGTCTGCACCACCATCATCGAATCAGGCCTGGATATTCCCAGTGCCAACACCATGATCATCGACAAGGCCGAGCGCTTCGGCCTCTCCCAGATCTACCAGCTGCGCGGCCGTATCGGCCGGGGGGACGACCAGGCCTATGCCTATCTGTTTATTTCAGATGAGTCCAGGCTTACCAAGGATGCCCGAAAGCGTCTGGCAGCCCTCATGGAACACCGGGATCTTGGGTCGGGATTTCAGATTGCCATGAAAGACCTTCAGATTCGCGGGGCGGGGACCGCCCTGGGCGCTTCCCAGTCCGGTCACATTGCCGCCGTGGGCTATGATATGTTCCTCAAGCTTCTTGACAGCGCTGTCAAAGATATGAAGGGCGAGCATGTCGCCGAACCCCTGGAACCTGAAATCAACGCATCCATGTCGTCCGGATTCCCCGATGATTACATCGAGTCGGTGGAGCAGCGCCTGACCATTTACCGAAGATTGTCCCGGCTGACCCAGGTGTCGGACATCTCGGACATGAAAAAGGAACTGGTGGACCGGTACGGCATACTGCCCAAACCCGCTGAAAATATGCTGTTGAAAATCATGCTCAGAATTTTTGCCATCAAAGCCGGTGTCAAACGTCTGGATGTTACCCCGGATGTCCTGGTCCTGGAGTTTTCCCCCGACCATATGACCCGCAGTCTGACTGACATTGAAGCCATCCTGAAAAAATCAACCGAGGCAAAATTTGTCAAAAAGACAAGTGTCCGCATCCAGCTTGGCCGCAAACGCAACAATATTTCCCGGGCGCTGCTGGAGACAAAGAATATTTTGTCCTCTCTTTTTTGA
- the xerD gene encoding site-specific tyrosine recombinase XerD, giving the protein MHELVDTYMDHLTVEKGLAANSITAYGTDLASYVNYLADNGIEDFGNAETTAVIGWLVYLTRQGLSAKSRARHLISIRGFYKYLTAEKLISVNPLKDIDIPKTGLHLPNVLSVNEVEALLDTCDVTTPKGQRNLAMMEVMYGAGLRVSELVLLKVVDVDLEAGLVRVMGKGAKERIVPFGSKAKQAATIWQEKGRLEALKKLSSDYLFVARAGKPMTRQSFWKIIKQYALAANIIRPISPHTLRHSFATHLIEGGADLRSVQTMLGHSDISSTQIYTHITRDYLIHMHYECHPRK; this is encoded by the coding sequence ATGCATGAACTGGTAGACACATATATGGATCATCTGACCGTTGAAAAAGGCCTTGCTGCCAACAGCATTACAGCCTATGGAACGGATCTGGCTTCTTACGTTAATTATCTGGCGGACAACGGGATAGAGGATTTCGGAAATGCCGAGACCACGGCCGTAATCGGATGGCTGGTTTATCTGACCCGCCAGGGCCTGTCAGCCAAATCCAGGGCCAGGCACCTGATTTCCATCCGGGGATTTTATAAATATCTGACCGCAGAAAAACTGATATCAGTCAATCCCTTAAAGGATATTGATATACCCAAAACGGGCCTGCATCTGCCGAATGTTCTCTCTGTCAATGAGGTGGAGGCTCTGTTAGACACCTGTGATGTCACAACTCCCAAGGGCCAAAGAAATCTTGCCATGATGGAAGTCATGTACGGGGCAGGGCTCAGGGTTTCCGAACTTGTCTTGTTAAAGGTGGTGGACGTAGATCTGGAGGCCGGCCTTGTCCGGGTAATGGGCAAGGGTGCCAAAGAGCGAATTGTGCCCTTTGGGTCAAAGGCCAAACAGGCGGCAACCATTTGGCAGGAAAAGGGCCGGCTTGAGGCATTAAAGAAGTTGTCCAGTGACTATTTGTTCGTTGCAAGGGCCGGCAAGCCCATGACCCGTCAGTCATTTTGGAAAATCATAAAACAATATGCACTTGCCGCTAACATTATCCGGCCCATTTCTCCCCATACCCTGCGCCACTCCTTTGCCACCCATCTGATCGAAGGCGGGGCGGACCTGCGCTCGGTTCAGACCATGCTCGGTCATTCTGATATTTCAAGCACCCAGATTTATACCCATATTACAAGGGATTACCTGATTCACATGCATTATGAATGTCATCCCAGAAAATAA
- a CDS encoding SUMF1/EgtB/PvdO family nonheme iron enzyme, whose translation MANVSITLSGITEALENLNYRAGSVKDKAIQAISAYYDSEDRILNLSSIDGDTIIRQIWDVGDDPVKLRSKRRNFSSLKSSINADLKKLSANGLNPEDITLTESNVFDMTADAKSSLLQSFSDAVKTDGFDLTKAADVLSAVADFLDKIKPPDTNTESTDIIESIKKVLDRLGSGILDDPDGEGDAGYETIDDDVEIEEIELDEDEELEAVDDDLLEDEIEEIDDDVDIEEIEDDELEEVEEIDEDQEIEEIDEDEELEEVDEDLLDDEIEEIDDDVEIEEIEDEELEEIEEIDEDQEIEEIGEDEELEEVDEDLLDDEIEEIDDDVEIEDVEDEDLEEIEEIDEDQEIEEIELDEDEDLEELDEIDEDTEVEDVELDDDESLEEIEDIDLEADQELEEVDLDEDEDLEELDELDEEELKALEEFRNSRELAEQFDDFLGEREKKFNAYITIPEGTYTIGTEKALKSSLTLQPFDMPRVYMGKYPVTNALFEIFVEQTGYITTAEKKGIGTVYHCRFKKEGETVVWSKQAGSSTVKGACWYQPLGPGSTLHGKRNHPVVQVSVDDAFAYASWIGRRLPTEAEWESAARTDMALKYPWGNQFDPKALNIESSGLADTSAVDDYDHAANGFGMCDMLGNVMEWTADTQPPPLNTRKARLFNVAKGGAWNAKDSITISSRGLFPPNTTANIIGFRCISELFQ comes from the coding sequence TTGGCCAATGTATCCATTACCCTGTCCGGCATCACCGAGGCATTGGAAAATCTTAACTATCGCGCCGGATCCGTCAAGGACAAGGCCATTCAAGCCATATCTGCCTATTATGATTCAGAAGATAGAATTCTCAATCTTTCGTCCATTGACGGGGACACGATTATCCGTCAAATCTGGGACGTTGGGGATGACCCTGTAAAATTAAGATCCAAAAGAAGAAATTTTTCCAGTCTTAAATCCTCCATCAATGCCGACTTGAAAAAATTGTCTGCCAACGGCCTTAATCCCGAGGATATTACGCTGACCGAGTCCAATGTCTTTGATATGACGGCAGATGCGAAAAGTTCTCTTTTGCAGTCTTTCAGCGATGCCGTGAAAACCGATGGATTTGATCTTACCAAAGCTGCTGATGTGCTGAGCGCCGTGGCGGATTTTTTGGATAAAATCAAGCCGCCCGACACCAACACTGAGTCAACAGACATCATAGAATCGATTAAAAAAGTGTTGGACCGGCTTGGTTCGGGAATTCTTGATGATCCGGACGGGGAGGGGGATGCCGGTTACGAAACCATCGACGATGACGTGGAAATTGAGGAAATTGAACTTGATGAGGATGAAGAACTTGAAGCGGTGGACGACGACCTCCTTGAGGATGAGATCGAAGAGATCGATGACGATGTTGACATAGAAGAAATCGAAGACGATGAGCTTGAGGAAGTTGAGGAGATAGATGAAGACCAGGAGATCGAGGAAATCGATGAAGATGAAGAATTGGAAGAGGTGGACGAAGATCTCCTTGATGATGAAATTGAAGAGATAGATGATGATGTCGAAATAGAAGAGATAGAGGATGAAGAACTTGAAGAAATCGAAGAGATAGATGAAGACCAGGAAATTGAAGAGATCGGTGAAGATGAGGAATTGGAGGAGGTGGACGAAGATCTCTTAGATGATGAAATCGAGGAAATAGATGACGATGTTGAAATAGAAGACGTTGAGGATGAAGACCTCGAAGAAATTGAAGAGATAGATGAAGATCAGGAGATCGAAGAGATCGAGCTTGATGAGGATGAAGATCTTGAAGAACTGGATGAGATTGATGAAGACACGGAGGTCGAAGATGTTGAACTCGATGATGATGAGTCCCTTGAAGAGATAGAAGATATTGACCTTGAAGCGGATCAGGAGCTTGAAGAGGTTGACTTGGACGAGGATGAAGATTTAGAAGAGCTTGACGAGCTTGATGAAGAGGAGCTAAAAGCCCTTGAGGAATTCAGAAATTCCCGGGAGCTTGCCGAACAGTTTGACGACTTTTTAGGGGAACGTGAAAAAAAATTCAATGCGTATATTACCATCCCCGAAGGGACCTATACCATTGGTACGGAAAAAGCCCTGAAATCGAGTCTGACCTTACAGCCCTTTGACATGCCCCGGGTCTATATGGGTAAATATCCGGTGACCAATGCCTTGTTCGAAATTTTTGTTGAACAGACCGGATATATCACCACTGCTGAAAAAAAGGGGATTGGGACGGTGTATCATTGCCGGTTTAAAAAAGAGGGAGAAACAGTGGTCTGGAGTAAACAGGCCGGATCGTCTACGGTTAAAGGTGCCTGCTGGTACCAACCCCTGGGACCCGGCTCCACCCTTCACGGCAAAAGAAACCATCCTGTGGTGCAGGTCAGTGTGGATGACGCCTTTGCCTATGCCTCCTGGATCGGCCGGCGTCTGCCCACCGAAGCCGAGTGGGAGTCTGCCGCCCGCACGGACATGGCCTTAAAATATCCCTGGGGCAATCAGTTTGACCCAAAGGCGTTGAACATTGAGTCTTCAGGCCTTGCAGACACAAGTGCCGTGGATGACTATGACCATGCGGCCAACGGGTTTGGTATGTGTGATATGCTGGGCAATGTCATGGAGTGGACCGCCGACACCCAGCCGCCACCCCTTAACACCCGTAAAGCCAGGTTGTTCAATGTTGCCAAAGGCGGTGCCTGGAATGCCAAAGATTCGATTACCATCAGTTCCCGGGGACTGTTTCCGCCGAACACCACGGCCAACATCATCGGATTTCGCTGTATTTCCGAACTTTTCCAATAG
- a CDS encoding AAA family ATPase: MGHVLTISGLKGGTGKSITALNLSACLALYEKKVLLVDCDPLAPVSQWNRTDANGNDHDLAQVLAGKINTCDAVFPSEIDGLHVLPAGFDLFSISLKLARRMDNEKLLRLVVDEIKQEYDIIIIDAPSSCGYLNIAALTAADLFAAVVIPGEDWTRNFHSLMKIVRYIRRAHKTPLGIAGILFNKCSNKKQMEKHAIPEVLEQIRPLIYETMIPDDKRLDQKQFSLSPLPLRDIKAQGSQAYLGLAREIICSFNLK, encoded by the coding sequence ATGGGACATGTTTTGACTATTTCAGGGCTGAAAGGTGGTACCGGCAAGAGTATAACGGCTCTTAATCTATCCGCTTGCCTGGCGCTTTATGAAAAAAAAGTACTGTTGGTTGACTGCGATCCCCTGGCGCCTGTGTCCCAATGGAATAGGACCGATGCCAATGGAAATGACCATGACCTTGCCCAGGTCCTGGCCGGCAAAATAAACACCTGTGATGCCGTATTCCCCTCAGAGATTGACGGACTGCATGTCCTGCCGGCCGGGTTCGATCTGTTTTCCATATCCCTTAAACTTGCCAGGCGTATGGACAACGAAAAGCTGCTTCGTCTTGTTGTTGATGAGATCAAGCAAGAGTACGATATAATTATTATTGATGCGCCTTCATCCTGCGGATATCTAAATATCGCGGCGCTGACGGCGGCAGACCTGTTTGCAGCGGTGGTCATCCCGGGTGAAGACTGGACCCGTAATTTTCATTCTCTAATGAAAATTGTCCGGTATATACGCAGAGCCCACAAGACACCGTTAGGCATTGCAGGTATACTGTTCAACAAATGCAGTAATAAGAAACAGATGGAAAAGCATGCGATTCCAGAAGTGTTGGAACAAATTCGGCCTCTGATATATGAAACCATGATCCCTGACGATAAAAGACTTGACCAGAAACAGTTTTCCTTAAGTCCGCTGCCGTTACGCGACATTAAAGCCCAAGGGTCCCAGGCGTATCTTGGGTTGGCCAGGGAAATTATCTGTTCATTCAATTTAAAATGA
- a CDS encoding DNA topoisomerase I: protein MPEGSKTNRESVRKQLDEILAKEITAFIDVDSNMALMSFNLATISCIVISVDREREIKEYPDAPPERFTPKTFTSELVDIGLDQDDYLDNAISSVLKSGYLTTLDNGEFKAEMPAFMMVGFLDSMFPGMQGLNLIAFILQMNDEVNSGRKTLDLAKQSFETTLKTRGVSVTKDRAQERVTEMVKGGNKSVTVQSKQIAARLKREKLNKLSQLMKSRKQRTDGYQEKVKIKNLFEKEPTPEEIEAEKQKARDAEEAALKAQEREKELAEKEKKIKEAEIAAQELAEKLKVIEEKEKAAEEAQAKALEAQQKAEAIAAKEKEMAEKEARLLALEEEIKRKEEEAKKQAEAQKKAEEEKAQDDIESRIAAFEQTLAMPCPICTNGSVEEKATDKGKIFYSCNQDDCRFVSWDKPYHFECPLCKNPYLVEFITPSGTPGLKCPRASCSYSQDNLLAPVQHMAATAEAPPKKKKLVRRVKRRS, encoded by the coding sequence ATGCCGGAGGGTAGCAAAACCAATCGGGAGTCTGTCAGAAAACAACTGGACGAAATTTTAGCCAAGGAGATCACCGCGTTTATTGATGTGGATTCCAATATGGCGCTGATGTCCTTCAACCTTGCCACCATCTCCTGTATCGTCATCAGCGTGGATCGGGAACGTGAAATAAAAGAGTATCCGGACGCACCGCCGGAACGTTTCACCCCAAAGACCTTTACATCCGAACTTGTGGATATCGGACTTGATCAGGACGACTACCTTGACAATGCCATATCAAGCGTTTTGAAATCCGGTTACCTTACAACACTTGACAATGGTGAATTTAAAGCCGAAATGCCCGCGTTTATGATGGTCGGTTTTTTAGACTCCATGTTTCCGGGCATGCAGGGCCTGAACCTGATCGCGTTTATCCTTCAAATGAATGACGAGGTCAATTCCGGCCGAAAAACCCTTGACCTTGCAAAACAAAGCTTTGAAACAACCCTTAAAACCCGGGGGGTTTCAGTGACAAAAGACCGGGCCCAGGAACGGGTCACCGAAATGGTCAAAGGGGGAAACAAGTCGGTCACCGTTCAGTCGAAACAGATTGCTGCGCGGCTGAAACGAGAAAAGCTCAACAAATTGTCCCAGCTTATGAAATCCAGAAAACAGCGAACGGACGGCTATCAGGAAAAGGTCAAAATTAAAAATCTTTTTGAAAAAGAACCTACGCCGGAAGAAATTGAAGCTGAAAAACAAAAAGCCAGGGACGCAGAAGAGGCCGCTCTGAAAGCCCAGGAACGGGAAAAAGAGTTAGCTGAAAAAGAAAAAAAGATAAAAGAAGCTGAAATTGCGGCCCAGGAACTTGCAGAAAAGCTTAAAGTAATTGAAGAAAAGGAGAAAGCGGCCGAAGAAGCCCAGGCCAAAGCCTTAGAAGCCCAGCAAAAAGCCGAAGCCATTGCGGCAAAAGAGAAGGAAATGGCTGAAAAGGAAGCCAGGCTCTTAGCCCTTGAAGAAGAAATTAAACGCAAAGAGGAAGAGGCTAAAAAACAAGCAGAAGCCCAAAAAAAGGCAGAAGAGGAAAAAGCCCAGGATGATATTGAATCCAGAATCGCCGCCTTTGAACAGACCCTGGCCATGCCCTGCCCGATATGCACCAACGGCAGTGTCGAAGAAAAGGCCACTGACAAGGGGAAAATTTTTTACTCCTGCAACCAGGATGACTGCAGGTTCGTATCCTGGGATAAGCCCTATCATTTTGAATGCCCGTTGTGCAAAAATCCTTACCTGGTTGAATTCATCACACCATCGGGTACCCCCGGCCTTAAATGTCCCAGGGCCTCATGCAGCTATTCCCAGGACAACCTGCTGGCACCGGTTCAGCACATGGCCGCAACAGCAGAAGCCCCCCCGAAAAAGAAAAAGCTGGTCAGACGCGTCAAAAGACGGTCGTAA
- a CDS encoding type II secretion system protein N, translating to MTLLAFQVYALVNPDIDTPKAQLSSNSPKQADTPTQSALDHHKPVNLNQFIQKVTRRNLFKVQVNGEQKKEPEPQEIQLEKTSLELTLWGTVTGQKEQDGWAVINDRKTKTQELYRVNDEIQGAVIKSILRNKVILTLNGKDQILEMDENSSSLQKRSTARGFSENPPKPAKPSRQDIPTPERMPDKVSQSDQLFKTRPYIRNGEASGVMVYSIKKDSVAQLLGLRNGDIIQAVDDVEIQDIQDLENFEENIGDHSDVTISILRRGKPKELVFSGEDSASSVNDVEP from the coding sequence ATGACACTGTTGGCGTTCCAGGTATATGCCCTGGTCAACCCGGATATCGATACCCCAAAGGCACAATTATCGTCAAATTCTCCAAAGCAAGCTGACACCCCCACACAATCTGCTTTGGATCACCATAAACCTGTCAATTTAAATCAATTCATCCAAAAGGTTACCCGGCGAAATCTTTTCAAAGTTCAGGTAAACGGTGAGCAGAAAAAGGAACCGGAACCCCAAGAAATTCAACTTGAGAAAACCAGCCTTGAACTGACCCTTTGGGGAACGGTGACAGGGCAAAAAGAACAAGATGGCTGGGCCGTCATAAATGATCGTAAAACAAAAACCCAGGAATTGTACCGGGTCAACGATGAAATACAGGGTGCCGTCATTAAGTCCATATTGCGAAACAAGGTGATTTTAACCCTAAACGGTAAGGATCAGATTCTGGAGATGGATGAAAATTCGTCGTCTTTACAGAAACGGAGCACGGCACGAGGATTTTCGGAGAATCCCCCTAAACCAGCGAAGCCGTCACGGCAGGATATCCCGACGCCGGAACGCATGCCTGATAAAGTATCCCAGTCAGACCAGCTATTTAAAACCCGGCCCTATATCAGAAACGGTGAGGCTTCAGGTGTTATGGTCTACAGCATTAAGAAAGACTCCGTAGCTCAGTTGTTAGGCCTTCGCAACGGAGATATTATCCAGGCTGTCGACGATGTCGAAATTCAAGATATTCAAGATCTTGAGAATTTTGAGGAGAACATCGGCGACCATTCGGATGTTACCATTTCCATCCTCAGGCGCGGCAAACCCAAAGAACTTGTTTTCAGCGGGGAGGACAGCGCATCTTCCGTCAATGATGTTGAACCCTAA
- the yidD gene encoding membrane protein insertion efficiency factor YidD, with protein sequence MYPHCSGYSAQAVQKHGFVIGWIMSCDRLLRCGKDEVRLSPHIKINGRELTFDPVSANDFWWFSPNPSSINTDVPTKRQVQSGTGLMPDMNADHQR encoded by the coding sequence ATGTATCCGCACTGCTCCGGGTATAGTGCCCAGGCCGTTCAAAAACACGGATTTGTAATAGGCTGGATCATGTCCTGTGACCGCCTGCTCAGATGCGGCAAAGATGAGGTACGCCTGTCACCCCATATCAAAATCAATGGGCGGGAATTAACATTTGATCCGGTCAGTGCCAATGATTTCTGGTGGTTTTCGCCCAACCCCTCTTCCATTAACACCGATGTGCCAACGAAAAGACAGGTTCAATCGGGCACCGGCTTGATGCCGGATATGAATGCGGATCATCAAAGATGA